From the genome of Polyodon spathula isolate WHYD16114869_AA unplaced genomic scaffold, ASM1765450v1 scaffolds_3881, whole genome shotgun sequence, one region includes:
- the LOC121312435 gene encoding nuclear factor NF-kappa-B p105 subunit-like: MFEIDQFSTLMGMEPFTFPNMAATNSLRIADGPYLQIIEQPKQRGFRFRYGCEGPSHGGLPGASSEKNRKSFPQVKVRYHKNPTFENTKSGDFFYGGRAGGRE; encoded by the exons ATGTTTGAAATAGACCAGTTTTCAACTTTAATGGGAATGGAGCCTTTTACTTTTCCTAACATGGCGGCCACCAATTCACTACGAATAG cagatgGACCATACCTCCAAATTATAGAACAACCTAAACAG AGAGGCTTTCGTTTCCGCTACGGGTGTGAGGGACCATCGCATGGTGGATTGCCTGGCGCTTCAAGCGAGAAGAACAGGAAGTCCTTCCCACAAGTCAAGGTACGTTATCACAAGAACCCCACTTTTGAAAATACCAAATCGGGAGATTTTTTTTATGGGGGGCGGGCAGGGGGCAGGGAG